In Gopherus evgoodei ecotype Sinaloan lineage chromosome 21, rGopEvg1_v1.p, whole genome shotgun sequence, a single window of DNA contains:
- the LOC115638346 gene encoding olfactory receptor 11A1-like encodes MEGNQTSITEFILLGFGGLPELQVLLFLLFLVIYIATMAGNILIVVLVVTDQHLHTPMYFFLVNLSCLETCYSSAILPRMLAGPLTEDSTISFNGCLTQFYFVGSLIATECFLLSVMSYDRYLAICNPMHYATLMSHRSYLKLAGGSWIGGFLANSINVLSISQLKFCGPNCIDHFFCDVIPLVKLSCNDPHLMEMVTFALSLLFLLGPFLLTLMSYICIITTILRIPSTAGRQKSFSTCSSHLIVVSIYYATLLTVYMFPTTDILSDFKKVLSVAYTVLTPLVNPLIYSLRNKEVQAALRKACRKVMFGPC; translated from the exons ATGGAA GGAAACCAAACgtccatcacagaattcatcctcctgggatttggggGTCTCCCAGAACTGCaggtccttctcttcctgctgttcctaGTGATCTACATCGCGACCATGGCAGGGAACATTCTTATCGTTGTGCTAGTTGTGACTGaccagcaccttcacacccccatgtacttcttcctggtgaacttgtcctgcttggagacctgctacagctCCGCCATATTGCCCAGGATGCTGGCTGGTCCCCTGACTGAGGACAGCACTATTTCATTCAATGGGTGTCTCACACAATTTTATTTCGTTGGTTCTCTGATTGCTACAGAATGCTTCCTCTTAtcagtgatgtcttatgatcgataTTTAGCCATATGCAATCCTATGCACTATGCAACCCTAATGAGTCACAGGTCTTACCTGAAGCTCGCAGGTGGCTCTTGGATAGGTGGATTCCTAGCTAATAGCATAAATGTGTTGTCGATATCTCAGTTAAAATTCTGTGGCCCCAATTGTATTGACCATTTTTTCTGTGATGTCATCCCCCTTGTAAAACTCTCCTGCAACGACCCTCACTTGATGGAAATGGTGACTTTCGCACTCAGCTTGCTTTTCTTACTGGGCCCATTCCTTCTTACCTTGATGTCCTACATCTgcatcatcaccaccatcctgagaatcccgtCCACCGCCGGGAGGCAAAAGTCCTTTTCCACCTGCTCGTCCCATCTCATCGTGGTGAGCATTTATTATGCAACTCTGCTGACTGTCTATATGTTCCCAACCACCGACATCCTGAGCGACTTCAAGAAAGTTCTGTCTGTTGcctacacagtcctgactcccctggtcaatcccctcatctacagcctgagaaacaaagaggtccaGGCAGCCCTGAGGAAAGCTTGCAGGAAAGTCATGTTTGGACCATGCTAA